The following coding sequences lie in one Rutidosis leptorrhynchoides isolate AG116_Rl617_1_P2 chromosome 4, CSIRO_AGI_Rlap_v1, whole genome shotgun sequence genomic window:
- the LOC139845155 gene encoding ultraviolet-B receptor UVR8-like: protein MEIDGEATTVSTTAAPIRQVILISAGASHSGALLSGNVVCSWGRGEDGQLGHGDAEDRLAPTQLSALDGQEIVSLTCGADHTVAYSESQLNVYSWGWGDFGRLGHGNSTDFFIPQPIKALQGLQIRQIACGDSHCLAVTMGGEVQSWGRNQNGQLGLGTTEDSLVPQKIEAFQGVAVKMVAAGAEHTVAITEDGELYGWGWGRYGNLGLGDRKDRTLPEKASVINGEKMVLVACGWRHTISVTSSGELYTFGWSKYGQLGHGDFKDHLVPHKLEALHGHVITQISGGWRHTMALTSEGKLYGWGWNKFGQVGVGDNQDHCFPMEVSFPNDQEVVQISCGWRHTLAVTDRNNVFSWGRGTNGQLGHKEAIDRNIPKIIEVLSMDGSSGQHIESSKTEPSSGKLSVLPSDRYAVVPDEIVQAGIERSDASVPENDVKRMRL, encoded by the exons CTGGAAATGTTGTTTGTTCATGGGGAAGGGGAGAGGATGGACAACTAGGGCATGGTGATGCAGAAGATAGGCTGGCACCTACTCAGTTGAGTGCCTTAGATGGTCAAGAAATTGTATCTCTTACTTGTGGTGCGGATCATACAGTCGCATATTCTGAGTCACAACTCAATGTCTACAGTTGGGGATG GGGTGATTTTGGGAGGCTGGGCCATGGAAACTCAACTGATTTTTTTATTCCTCAGCCAATAAAAGCATTACAAGGGTTACAAATTAGGCAAATTGCCTGTGGAGACAGCCATTGTTTGGCGGTAACCATGGGAGGCGAGGTGCAGAG TTGGGGCCGGAATCAAAATGGGCAACTTGGTTTAGGCACCACGGAGGACTCTCTAGTTCCACAAAAGATTGAAGCTTTCCAG GGTGTAGCTGTTAAAATGGTTGCTGCTGGTGCTGAGCACACAGTGGCTATCACTGAAGATGGTGAGCTTTATGGCTGGGGTTGGGGTCGGTATGGAAACTTGGGGTTAGGTGACAGAAAAGATCGTACTCTTCCCGAGAAAGCTTCTGTTATCAAT GGGGAGAAGATGGTACTTGTTGCATGTGGTTGGAGGCATACAATCTCTGTTACTTCTTCTGGAGAATTATATACGTTTGGTTGGAGCAAATATGGTCAACTAGGACACGGGGACTTTAAGGACCACCTTGTTCCTCATAAACTCGAAGCACTTCATGGGCATGTTATAACACAG ATCTCAGGTGGCTGGAGACACACTATGGCGTTAACTTCAGAGGGAAAGCTTTATGGATGGGGATGGAACAAG TTTGGGCAGGTTGGTGTTGGAGACAATCAAGATCATTGCTTTCCTATGGAAGTCAGCTTTCCAAATGATCAG GAAGTAGTTCAAATTTCATGTGGATGGAGGCACACACTTGCTGTAACTGACAGAAATAATGTATTTTCTTGGGGTAGAGGCACAAACGGACAGCTTGGACACAAGGAGGCTATTGACAG AAACATTCCTAAAATAATTGAAGTTTTGAGCATGGATGGATCTAGTGGACAACATATAGAATCCTCAAAGACTGAACCTTCCTCAG GGAAACTTTCGGTGTTACCATCTGATAGATATGCAGTTGTCCCTGATGAAATT GTTCAAGCTGGGATTGAAAGAAGTGACGCTAGTGTCCCTGAGAACGATGTGAAAAGAATGAGGCTCTGA